One Aquisediminimonas profunda genomic region harbors:
- a CDS encoding dienelactone hydrolase family protein translates to MASDTRATDDPLEDFQLRSIDLLGQARRVWVTGNGPAVIVMTEMPGISPHVARFARWVREAGFTVYMPHLFGKDGATPRMPGALFTMIGGCISREFKAFQANASSPATQWLRALAAFAHKECGGKGVGAIGMCFTGNFALSMMLEKSVLAPVLSQPSLPLNDPAGMHIAPDELAAVKARMDAEDLTVLAYRFDGDKFCRAARFEAYEAALGDRFQGRVLPDSAARPNTQMKNPHSVVTLHLIDEEGQPTRAARDEILEFFRMRLSG, encoded by the coding sequence ATGGCAAGTGACACACGGGCGACAGACGATCCGCTTGAGGATTTCCAGCTGCGATCAATCGACTTGCTGGGCCAGGCGCGTCGGGTCTGGGTGACGGGCAATGGTCCTGCCGTGATCGTGATGACCGAAATGCCCGGTATCAGCCCACATGTTGCTCGATTTGCCCGCTGGGTGCGGGAGGCCGGCTTCACGGTTTATATGCCACATCTCTTCGGCAAGGATGGTGCTACCCCAAGAATGCCCGGCGCGTTGTTCACAATGATTGGCGGGTGCATCAGCCGCGAATTCAAGGCTTTTCAAGCAAACGCATCCAGCCCCGCAACGCAGTGGCTGCGCGCACTTGCCGCCTTTGCCCACAAGGAATGCGGGGGCAAGGGCGTTGGAGCTATCGGCATGTGCTTCACGGGGAATTTCGCCTTGTCGATGATGCTCGAAAAGTCAGTGCTTGCGCCAGTATTGTCGCAACCCTCTCTCCCGCTCAACGATCCGGCGGGCATGCATATTGCTCCTGATGAATTGGCCGCAGTCAAAGCGCGGATGGACGCGGAAGACCTGACGGTTCTTGCCTACCGCTTCGACGGCGACAAATTCTGCAGGGCGGCTCGCTTCGAAGCCTATGAAGCAGCGCTTGGTGACCGGTTCCAGGGACGCGTACTACCGGATTCCGCTGCCCGCCCAAACACGCAAATGAAGAATCCGCACAGCGTCGTGACGTTGCATCTCATTGACGAGGAAGGGCAACCAACCCGCGCGGCGCGCGACGAGATTCTGGAATTCTTCCGCATGCGCTTGAGCGGTTGA
- the rph gene encoding ribonuclease PH produces the protein MRPSGRAPDQMRAITIEPAFTKHAEGSCLVSFGDTRVLVTASVEERVPPFLRGKGEGWVTAEYGMLPRATHTRGSREAAKGKQSGRTQEIQRLIGRSLRAVVDLKALGERQITLDCDVIQADGGTRTASISGAWVALRLAVDKLIAEGKIAGDPISSQVAAISCGIYKGTPVLDLDYEEDSNAGADANFVLLSNGNIAEAQATAEGETYDEEALLRLLRLARIGCTAVFAAQLKAVGR, from the coding sequence ATGCGCCCTTCTGGACGCGCGCCCGACCAGATGCGGGCCATCACGATCGAACCTGCCTTTACCAAGCATGCTGAAGGGTCTTGCCTCGTCAGTTTTGGTGACACACGTGTGCTGGTGACGGCGAGCGTCGAAGAGCGCGTGCCGCCATTTCTGCGCGGCAAGGGCGAAGGCTGGGTCACTGCCGAATACGGGATGTTGCCGCGTGCAACGCATACACGAGGCAGCCGGGAAGCCGCCAAGGGGAAGCAATCCGGGCGGACGCAGGAAATCCAGCGTCTTATCGGGCGTTCGCTGCGGGCGGTCGTGGACCTGAAAGCGCTCGGTGAACGGCAGATCACCCTCGATTGCGACGTGATCCAGGCCGATGGCGGCACGCGGACAGCGTCAATCTCGGGCGCTTGGGTCGCACTGAGGCTTGCCGTCGACAAGCTCATTGCCGAGGGCAAGATTGCAGGAGATCCGATCTCCAGTCAGGTCGCGGCGATCAGCTGCGGAATCTACAAGGGCACTCCAGTGCTCGATCTGGACTATGAAGAGGACTCGAACGCCGGGGCCGACGCCAACTTCGTACTGCTTTCAAACGGCAACATCGCCGAAGCGCAAGCGACGGCAGAGGGCGAGACCTATGATGAGGAAGCCCTTTTGCGGCTCCTTCGTCTGGCACGGATCGGATGCACAGCCGTGTTCGCGGCGCAGTTGAAGGCTGTCGGGCGGTAA
- the rdgB gene encoding RdgB/HAM1 family non-canonical purine NTP pyrophosphatase: protein MRKLQPGPLVIASHNQGKVREIRALLAPFGIEPVSAGDLGLPEPEETGTTFAENALIKARASAEGSGIVALADDSGLCVDALGGAPGVYTADWAETPEGRDWGLAMRKVEDRLEALGSDVDRSAHFACTLALCWPDGETALFEGQVAGHLTWPPRGDLGFGYDPVFVPEGHDQTFAEIEPEKKHAISHRAEAFRELVNALL from the coding sequence ATGCGAAAGCTGCAGCCGGGACCACTGGTTATCGCGTCCCACAACCAGGGCAAAGTTCGGGAGATTCGCGCTCTGCTGGCACCATTCGGGATAGAGCCGGTCTCTGCCGGCGATCTCGGACTGCCAGAACCCGAAGAGACCGGCACGACCTTTGCCGAGAACGCATTGATCAAGGCTCGTGCAAGTGCCGAAGGCTCGGGCATTGTCGCACTTGCGGATGACAGCGGCCTGTGTGTGGACGCGCTTGGCGGGGCGCCAGGTGTCTATACCGCAGATTGGGCCGAAACGCCCGAAGGCAGGGATTGGGGCCTTGCCATGCGCAAGGTGGAAGACCGGCTGGAAGCGTTGGGCTCCGATGTCGATCGTTCAGCCCATTTTGCATGCACCTTGGCGCTGTGCTGGCCTGATGGCGAGACAGCCCTTTTTGAAGGGCAAGTCGCTGGGCATCTCACTTGGCCGCCTCGAGGCGACCTCGGATTCGGCTATGATCCGGTCTTTGTTCCCGAAGGTCATGATCAGACCTTTGCCGAAATCGAACCGGAAAAGAAGCACGCAATCAGCCACCGCGCCGAGGCGTTTAGAGAACTGGTAAATGCGCTGTTATGA
- a CDS encoding PEPxxWA-CTERM sorting domain-containing protein, which translates to MKVRRRAAIKLVGISATIGLLAAFTVPSTNGGPSYGVAAARDILALLGDRSPGERKHGALTSTKVPKLPYEFAKAPIHTPVPENAPGEMGASPRLIPSLVEPETPFSVAPPPTPLSPDAPETPLPPVFTGSSGGTPIFVETGSSGGGSSGGGSSGGTSTSSGGTSTSSGGTSTSSGGTSTSSGGTSTSSGGTSTSSGGTSTSSGGTSSSSGGEPPPPIVPEPATWFMMLAGFGLVGTMLRRRKMILPVVDKTLACPPSGSDV; encoded by the coding sequence GTGAAGGTGAGGCGGCGCGCCGCGATCAAGCTGGTCGGCATTTCTGCAACGATTGGCCTTCTCGCTGCGTTCACGGTTCCCTCTACCAATGGCGGGCCGTCCTATGGCGTGGCTGCGGCACGCGACATCCTGGCGCTTCTTGGCGACCGTTCGCCCGGTGAACGCAAGCACGGCGCGCTCACCAGTACCAAAGTTCCCAAACTCCCGTATGAATTTGCCAAAGCTCCAATCCATACTCCAGTGCCCGAAAATGCGCCGGGAGAAATGGGGGCGTCGCCGCGCCTCATACCGTCGCTTGTCGAGCCCGAGACACCGTTCAGCGTGGCGCCCCCGCCAACTCCGCTTTCGCCAGATGCGCCAGAGACTCCATTACCGCCTGTCTTTACCGGTAGCAGCGGCGGCACCCCGATTTTCGTCGAAACTGGCAGCAGCGGCGGCGGAAGCAGCGGAGGTGGTAGCAGCGGCGGCACCAGCACGAGTAGTGGCGGCACCAGCACCAGCAGCGGTGGCACCAGCACGAGCAGTGGCGGCACCAGCACCAGCAGCGGTGGTACCAGCACGAGCAGCGGTGGCACCAGTACGAGTAGCGGTGGCACCAGTACAAGCAGCGGTGGCACAAGTTCCAGCAGTGGAGGTGAACCGCCGCCACCGATCGTTCCCGAACCGGCAACTTGGTTTATGATGTTGGCGGGCTTTGGTCTCGTCGGCACGATGCTGCGCCGGCGCAAGATGATTTTACCCGTTGTGGACAAGACGCTCGCCTGTCCGCCCTCCGGCTCGGACGTGTGA
- a CDS encoding L,D-transpeptidase family protein gives MTAGKKSRRPATTDIRILIPVALLVGTGVFLASRPSTPEVHIDLSHAPVGTRIPLAGAQAAKLSSPDGEPPVTSILNVRKRMRYGEFVWNDAGVAAGKVWVRIDLERQIISVFRAGNEIGTAVILYGADEKPTPTGQLSIREKLKDHRSNTYDAPMPYTMRLTDDGVAIHGSNVRWGAATHGCIGVPLGFAAKLFDQIKVGDQVLILPAEPKPTKA, from the coding sequence GTGACTGCAGGGAAGAAGTCACGACGTCCGGCCACGACGGATATCCGGATTCTGATTCCAGTCGCCCTGCTCGTCGGAACAGGTGTCTTTCTAGCCAGTCGACCGAGCACACCTGAAGTCCATATCGATCTCAGCCACGCGCCGGTGGGCACCCGAATCCCCTTGGCTGGTGCGCAAGCGGCCAAGCTCTCTTCACCCGACGGTGAGCCGCCAGTCACGTCCATTCTCAACGTCCGCAAACGGATGAGATATGGAGAATTCGTCTGGAACGATGCTGGTGTTGCTGCCGGCAAAGTGTGGGTCAGGATTGACCTTGAACGGCAGATCATTTCAGTCTTTCGCGCCGGCAATGAAATTGGAACAGCCGTGATCCTCTATGGCGCCGATGAAAAGCCAACTCCGACTGGCCAGCTTTCAATCCGGGAAAAGCTCAAGGATCATCGATCCAATACCTATGACGCCCCAATGCCGTATACCATGCGGCTGACCGATGACGGTGTTGCCATTCATGGCAGCAACGTTCGCTGGGGCGCTGCAACGCACGGATGCATTGGGGTTCCCCTCGGCTTTGCAGCCAAGCTGTTTGACCAGATCAAGGTGGGCGATCAGGTGCTCATCCTGCCAGCTGAACCCAAGCCTACAAAAGCCTGA
- a CDS encoding CAP domain-containing protein, whose amino-acid sequence MGSKMVGSGLGKIAGAVALAVCAPLTLGTTELQSNLESRVLASHNRERDLAGIPLLRWNESLATSARYWADHLGRINRLEHAPYDPSDRNPQGENLWAGTRGHYSAENMVEYWIQEKRHFRPGTFPQNSQTGRIEDVGHYTQVMWRNTREVGCALGQGAEFDILVCRYSSVGNVVGQKPF is encoded by the coding sequence ATGGGGTCGAAAATGGTGGGTTCGGGTTTAGGCAAGATTGCAGGTGCAGTGGCTTTGGCTGTCTGTGCACCTTTGACTCTTGGCACGACGGAACTCCAGTCCAATCTGGAATCTCGGGTCTTGGCGTCGCACAACCGCGAGCGTGACCTTGCAGGCATTCCGCTTCTCCGCTGGAATGAATCTCTCGCCACCTCGGCTCGATACTGGGCGGACCATCTCGGCCGCATCAACCGGCTTGAGCACGCACCCTATGATCCGAGTGATCGAAATCCGCAGGGCGAAAATCTCTGGGCAGGAACTCGGGGCCATTATTCTGCCGAGAACATGGTCGAATACTGGATTCAGGAAAAACGTCATTTCCGCCCGGGAACATTCCCGCAAAACAGCCAGACTGGGCGGATAGAGGATGTCGGGCATTATACGCAGGTGATGTGGCGCAACACGCGCGAAGTCGGTTGCGCGCTTGGACAGGGTGCCGAATTCGATATCCTTGTCTGCCGATACAGTTCAGTTGGGAATGTCGTGGGACAAAAGCCCTTCTGA
- the hemW gene encoding radical SAM family heme chaperone HemW has translation MEVHPQSTEPSCRQDPPLALYIHWPFCISKCPYCDFNSHVRETIDQDAWRAAMLRDLAHEATLLPGRHIASIFFGGGTPSLMPPSTVEALIGSAQSHWGFAANVEITLEANPSSVEAARFADLSRAGVNRISLGLQALDDEALGFLGRAHDVQEGLSALDVAQDNFARVSFDLIYARPHQTIEAWHNELDRALSFGTEHLSLYQLTIEPGTRFATLVAQGDIDLVDPDHGAALYELTHEVTQAAGLPAYEISNHARPGAESLHNLTYWRYGDYVGIGPGAHGRRGGLATSRHKKPENWLKSIARNGHGCQVEEPLTPRERASEALIMGLRLREGVDLADLAERCGVDPETLINMRKANLLQQHGLVHLTGQRLSVTSEGRILLDRILAELVET, from the coding sequence ATGGAAGTTCATCCTCAATCGACAGAGCCGAGTTGCAGGCAGGACCCGCCGTTAGCCCTCTATATCCATTGGCCGTTCTGCATTTCAAAATGTCCTTATTGCGATTTTAACAGCCATGTTCGCGAAACCATAGACCAGGATGCCTGGCGTGCAGCAATGCTCCGGGATCTCGCGCACGAAGCGACCCTCCTGCCCGGCAGGCATATCGCATCGATTTTTTTCGGAGGAGGCACACCGTCGCTGATGCCACCGTCGACGGTTGAGGCGCTCATTGGGTCGGCACAGTCGCATTGGGGATTTGCTGCAAACGTCGAAATCACGCTTGAAGCGAACCCCTCCTCGGTTGAGGCTGCCCGCTTCGCGGATCTGTCACGCGCCGGCGTCAATCGGATTTCCCTTGGCTTGCAGGCGCTTGATGATGAAGCCCTTGGCTTCCTCGGACGTGCGCATGACGTGCAAGAAGGGCTGTCTGCCCTGGACGTGGCGCAGGACAATTTCGCGCGCGTGAGTTTCGACCTCATCTATGCCCGCCCGCATCAGACGATCGAGGCGTGGCACAACGAACTGGACCGTGCACTTTCGTTTGGGACGGAACATCTGTCCTTATATCAGTTGACCATCGAACCCGGCACCCGTTTCGCGACGCTCGTGGCACAAGGCGACATCGATTTAGTCGATCCAGATCATGGTGCCGCACTCTATGAACTGACACACGAAGTGACCCAGGCGGCAGGCTTGCCAGCCTATGAGATTTCGAACCATGCGCGGCCAGGTGCCGAAAGTCTCCATAACCTGACGTACTGGCGCTATGGTGACTATGTCGGCATCGGCCCAGGCGCACATGGTCGCCGTGGTGGGCTGGCCACGTCAAGGCACAAGAAGCCGGAGAACTGGCTGAAATCAATCGCTCGAAACGGTCATGGGTGTCAGGTCGAAGAGCCGCTTACGCCAAGAGAAAGAGCCAGCGAAGCACTCATCATGGGCCTTAGACTTCGCGAAGGCGTGGACCTTGCAGATCTGGCAGAGCGCTGCGGTGTTGACCCCGAAACCCTCATCAACATGCGCAAGGCCAACCTTCTCCAACAACATGGCCTTGTCCATCTGACCGGCCAACGCTTGTCTGTGACGTCCGAGGGCAGGATTTTGCTGGATCGCATACTCGCAGAGCTGGTTGAAACCTAA
- the galU gene encoding UTP--glucose-1-phosphate uridylyltransferase GalU, whose amino-acid sequence MKKLRKAVFPVGGLGTRFLPATKAMPKEMLTVVDKPLIQYAVDEAREAGIEQMIFVTGRGKSAIEDHFDISYELETTMTDRGKSLDAISGTRFRPGEVIYVRQQEPIGLGHAIWCARHIVGDEPFAIFLPDELMAGSPGCMKQMVDAYEKVGGNIVCGYEVPESETHKYGVITPGRIDGRLVEVKALVEKPPQGTAPSNLMIPGRYILQPEVMRILEGQARGAGNEIQLTDAMSQMIGSQPFHAYAFDGRRFDCGDKAGFITANIALALDRPDIGPEVRRWMDANQ is encoded by the coding sequence ATGAAAAAGCTTCGCAAGGCCGTCTTTCCTGTCGGCGGACTCGGCACCCGCTTTCTTCCGGCCACAAAGGCCATGCCCAAGGAAATGTTGACGGTCGTCGACAAGCCTTTGATCCAATATGCAGTCGACGAGGCTCGTGAGGCCGGGATCGAGCAGATGATCTTCGTCACCGGGCGCGGAAAATCGGCGATCGAAGACCATTTCGACATTTCATACGAACTCGAAACGACGATGACGGATCGTGGCAAGTCGCTCGACGCAATTTCGGGTACGCGTTTCCGGCCTGGCGAGGTCATTTACGTGCGCCAACAGGAACCCATTGGGCTTGGTCATGCCATATGGTGCGCGCGCCATATCGTTGGTGACGAACCGTTTGCGATCTTTCTGCCCGATGAACTCATGGCCGGTAGCCCAGGGTGCATGAAGCAGATGGTCGACGCCTATGAAAAGGTCGGCGGAAACATTGTCTGCGGCTATGAAGTACCGGAAAGCGAAACGCACAAATATGGCGTGATTACTCCGGGACGCATTGATGGCCGATTGGTTGAGGTCAAGGCACTTGTCGAAAAGCCGCCGCAGGGTACAGCGCCTTCCAACCTCATGATCCCCGGGCGCTACATTCTTCAGCCTGAGGTCATGCGCATCCTCGAAGGTCAAGCCCGTGGTGCTGGCAATGAAATCCAGTTGACGGACGCCATGTCCCAGATGATCGGCAGCCAGCCTTTCCACGCATATGCGTTCGATGGTCGTCGGTTTGATTGTGGCGATAAGGCTGGCTTCATCACAGCGAACATCGCTCTTGCTCTTGATCGCCCGGATATTGGGCCCGAAGTCCGGCGCTGGATGGACGCGAATCAGTGA
- a CDS encoding putative bifunctional diguanylate cyclase/phosphodiesterase, with product MIIMFIAVLGFSLSRTIDAANTVDTERTRTAVTAAVQAQVRQIIVMVDDNALWDAAATAVYTNLSDTEFYWSSWGFSSAEAKYFDTVLVLDHEGRPLLGYRRGRATRFDPIARYGESFRILLERADRQRQAVGGLAGSAEGPVLIGIANIVPTNSALDHLVPKSGPYWLVFTKPFDQGAADLIGRSLLLDDMKLSDKPLGQAAIAVRDTAAKPIANLSWTPARPGNTAIERVLPWIAIAALLHILIGLFFGRQALRSVSKLADEAMVDSLSNLPNRRAVRQELDRRLKRGERLALALIDLDGFKGINDNYGHHVGDRLIKSIATLLQDLVGKNGMIARLGGDEFAILIPGASAVNQVQDISRAMLDKLSRPFRIDERTVLVGASIGLASVSLRDLDSSELMRRADVAMYAAKQAGKMRLAWYDEMLDQKQAVARTIEAELRVAIDAEDFELVYQPLVDVHEKKIVAAEALLRWTSPTRGVVNPSEFIPVAEETGLIDAMGMIVLRKACRDALDWGDVRLAINVSAAQLRNPEFAAALSHALAETGFPAERLELEINESYLVYDPDTAGRVLGEIRALGVGVSLDDYGTGHASIGFLRQFSFSKVKLDRSLVSEAGLSEEARTVIHANVAVARALNVAVAAEGVETADQADLMRVAGCDQLQGWFFSRAVTAREIAARVLKDHPEHPSSRLRAV from the coding sequence ATGATCATCATGTTCATCGCTGTATTGGGCTTCAGCTTGTCCCGCACAATTGATGCGGCCAACACGGTCGATACCGAACGGACACGCACGGCAGTAACCGCAGCAGTTCAGGCCCAGGTTCGACAAATCATCGTGATGGTCGATGACAACGCCTTGTGGGACGCGGCTGCAACGGCAGTCTACACCAACTTGAGTGATACCGAGTTTTACTGGAGCAGCTGGGGTTTTTCGTCAGCGGAAGCCAAATACTTCGATACGGTCCTCGTCCTTGATCACGAAGGACGTCCGCTGCTGGGTTATCGTCGCGGACGAGCGACGCGGTTCGACCCGATTGCGCGCTATGGCGAATCTTTTCGGATATTGCTGGAGCGCGCCGATCGCCAAAGGCAAGCGGTCGGTGGGTTGGCTGGTTCAGCTGAGGGGCCGGTCTTGATCGGCATTGCCAATATCGTTCCAACAAATAGCGCGCTGGATCATCTCGTTCCCAAATCTGGCCCGTATTGGCTCGTTTTTACAAAGCCCTTTGATCAAGGCGCCGCAGACCTGATTGGCCGCAGCCTCTTGCTCGACGATATGAAGCTTTCGGACAAGCCGTTAGGACAAGCTGCAATTGCCGTTCGCGACACTGCAGCCAAGCCGATCGCGAACCTGAGCTGGACCCCGGCCCGCCCGGGAAACACCGCAATCGAGCGCGTCCTCCCCTGGATTGCCATTGCTGCCTTATTGCACATCCTCATTGGCTTGTTTTTTGGTCGGCAAGCGCTTCGCTCCGTCTCCAAGCTGGCCGATGAGGCGATGGTCGACAGTTTGAGCAATCTGCCAAACCGACGCGCAGTCCGGCAAGAGCTGGATAGACGGCTGAAGCGGGGCGAACGGCTGGCTTTGGCACTGATCGACCTCGACGGCTTCAAGGGCATCAATGACAATTATGGCCACCACGTGGGCGACCGCCTGATCAAGAGCATCGCCACGCTGTTGCAGGACCTGGTCGGCAAGAACGGCATGATTGCCCGACTGGGCGGCGACGAGTTTGCAATCCTGATCCCCGGTGCTTCGGCTGTGAACCAGGTGCAGGACATTTCCCGCGCCATGCTCGACAAATTGTCGCGCCCGTTCCGCATTGATGAGCGCACAGTCCTGGTCGGGGCCAGCATTGGCTTGGCTTCCGTCAGTTTGCGCGATCTCGACTCCAGCGAATTGATGCGCCGCGCCGATGTGGCCATGTATGCTGCAAAGCAAGCCGGCAAGATGCGGCTGGCTTGGTATGATGAGATGCTTGACCAAAAGCAGGCTGTTGCCCGGACGATCGAAGCCGAACTGCGCGTTGCAATCGATGCGGAAGATTTCGAGCTGGTCTATCAGCCACTGGTCGATGTCCACGAAAAAAAGATCGTGGCGGCGGAGGCGCTGCTTCGATGGACAAGTCCGACGCGAGGTGTCGTCAATCCATCGGAATTCATTCCGGTTGCAGAAGAAACCGGACTGATCGACGCCATGGGCATGATTGTGCTGCGAAAGGCATGCCGCGACGCACTCGATTGGGGCGATGTCCGCTTGGCCATCAACGTATCAGCCGCGCAGTTGCGAAATCCCGAGTTTGCCGCTGCGTTGAGCCATGCTCTCGCTGAAACCGGCTTCCCCGCGGAGCGGCTGGAGCTGGAAATCAATGAATCCTACCTTGTCTATGATCCCGACACGGCTGGCAGGGTCCTCGGGGAAATCCGTGCCCTTGGCGTCGGCGTTTCACTTGATGATTATGGAACCGGTCACGCGTCCATCGGCTTCTTGCGGCAATTCTCTTTCAGCAAGGTCAAACTCGATCGGTCGCTCGTTTCAGAAGCAGGTTTGAGCGAGGAGGCGCGCACCGTGATCCACGCAAATGTTGCAGTTGCCCGGGCCCTGAATGTCGCCGTTGCAGCAGAAGGTGTCGAAACCGCAGATCAGGCTGACCTGATGCGGGTGGCCGGATGCGACCAATTGCAGGGCTGGTTCTTTTCAAGAGCAGTAACGGCTCGGGAAATCGCAGCGAGGGTTCTGAAGGATCACCCCGAACATCCCTCTTCTCGCCTCAGGGCAGTATGA
- a CDS encoding acyl-CoA thioesterase has product MMNSEEAGPSPQALVDGLTRLLTVVPQGNDIFVGKRQKGGVGRVFGGEVIAQALMAATAAVDPDRLAHSLHAYFLRGGSEESDITYRVERDFDGGSFSARRVIAEQDGRPILNLAASFHKLESGVSHQDAMPEVPPPDDLPSEADLRRAVIDQIPERLRRLMTRPRAIEFRPVEARHWMNSEKRPALTHSWFRTVATLPDDPVLHRAVLAYVSDMTLLGTCALPHGLSWLKGELQSASLDHALWLHDDFRCDEWMLYVTESPWAGRARGFNQGSIYTRDGRLVANVAQEGLIRKVTPKP; this is encoded by the coding sequence ATGATGAATTCCGAAGAAGCGGGCCCGTCTCCGCAGGCTCTGGTCGATGGGCTTACCCGGCTGCTGACGGTCGTACCGCAAGGCAATGACATTTTTGTTGGCAAGCGCCAGAAGGGCGGCGTGGGCCGCGTCTTTGGAGGCGAAGTGATTGCCCAGGCCCTGATGGCGGCTACAGCGGCTGTCGATCCGGACCGGCTTGCCCATTCGCTCCACGCCTATTTCCTGCGTGGCGGAAGCGAGGAGTCCGACATCACCTACCGCGTCGAACGCGATTTTGACGGCGGCAGTTTTTCCGCCCGCCGCGTGATTGCCGAACAGGACGGGCGCCCGATCCTCAATCTTGCCGCTTCTTTCCACAAGCTGGAATCCGGCGTTTCGCATCAGGATGCAATGCCCGAGGTGCCACCCCCAGATGATCTGCCGAGCGAAGCCGATCTGCGTCGTGCCGTGATCGACCAGATACCCGAGAGGCTGCGCCGCTTAATGACCCGGCCAAGGGCAATTGAATTCCGCCCGGTCGAGGCGCGCCACTGGATGAACAGCGAAAAGCGACCGGCTTTGACTCACAGCTGGTTTCGCACCGTCGCCACATTGCCTGACGACCCCGTCCTGCATCGTGCCGTGCTTGCCTATGTGTCCGACATGACGTTGCTTGGCACTTGCGCGCTGCCGCACGGCCTGAGCTGGCTGAAAGGTGAACTACAGAGCGCGAGCCTTGATCACGCGCTCTGGTTGCATGACGATTTTCGCTGTGACGAATGGATGCTCTATGTGACCGAAAGCCCTTGGGCTGGGCGCGCTCGGGGTTTCAATCAGGGCAGCATTTACACACGTGACGGTCGGCTGGTTGCCAATGTCGCGCAGGAAGGGCTCATCCGGAAAGTCACGCCCAAGCCGTGA
- a CDS encoding SH3 domain-containing protein, producing the protein MKKILISTAAISLLVTGTVANAINATPTPASTTPAMEARDSGGGRKVAGIGGIFGCSAEGDKQTIGAVAGGAIGGLLGNRIAGRGSRTLGTILGGVLGAAAGSALGCKLQKDDRAKAERALEQAVLTGKDQNWQSDQTGASGRVEVAQNDQGVDLASLRLASGVEPAEGYTKVAAAYVSTTNANIRSAPGTDSAVLGRLVSGQRVWVPAAVKGQPWVLVSDQGLGQGYVSAPLLKKAVSSSVANGCRVVKQTISQPGAAEETETLQACRSANGEWTMTRA; encoded by the coding sequence ATGAAGAAAATCCTGATTTCGACTGCAGCGATTTCGTTGCTCGTGACGGGAACCGTCGCAAATGCCATCAACGCGACGCCAACCCCGGCAAGCACCACACCGGCCATGGAAGCAAGGGATAGCGGCGGCGGACGGAAGGTCGCCGGCATCGGCGGTATTTTCGGCTGCTCGGCAGAGGGTGACAAACAGACCATCGGAGCGGTTGCGGGTGGTGCGATTGGCGGACTTCTTGGCAACCGGATTGCCGGGCGAGGCAGCAGGACATTGGGCACGATCCTTGGCGGCGTGCTAGGCGCTGCTGCGGGCTCGGCACTCGGATGCAAGCTGCAGAAGGATGATCGGGCCAAAGCCGAACGCGCCCTCGAGCAGGCTGTGCTGACGGGCAAGGACCAGAATTGGCAGAGCGATCAGACCGGCGCCTCGGGCCGCGTTGAAGTTGCCCAGAATGATCAGGGCGTTGATCTTGCCAGCCTCCGACTGGCCTCGGGTGTCGAACCCGCAGAAGGCTATACAAAAGTCGCGGCTGCTTATGTCTCCACTACAAATGCCAATATTCGCAGTGCGCCGGGCACCGATTCCGCGGTCCTTGGGCGCCTCGTTTCTGGCCAGCGGGTGTGGGTGCCTGCAGCCGTCAAGGGCCAGCCGTGGGTGCTCGTTTCAGATCAGGGATTGGGGCAAGGCTATGTCTCTGCACCGCTCCTCAAGAAGGCGGTCAGTTCGTCGGTCGCCAATGGCTGTCGCGTCGTAAAACAGACGATTTCGCAACCGGGTGCGGCGGAGGAAACCGAAACACTTCAGGCATGCCGTAGCGCAAATGGCGAGTGGACAATGACCCGGGCTTGA